A part of Streptomyces sp. NBC_01451 genomic DNA contains:
- a CDS encoding ATP-dependent Clp protease proteolytic subunit, whose amino-acid sequence MKDTDDPSARYVLPEFTERTSAGSRTLDPYSKLLEERIVFLGTPVDDTSANDVMAQFMHLEYLAPDRDISLYINSPGGSFSAMTAIYDTMQYVTCEVETICLGQAASAAAVLLAAGTPGKRSALPGARVLIHQPSLAEPVHGQASDLAIQARELGRVRNLLEELLVRHTGQSPAQVAADIERDKILDARAALAYGLVDRIVPSRKSSSPAPGTR is encoded by the coding sequence ATGAAGGACACCGACGACCCGTCAGCCCGCTACGTCCTGCCCGAGTTCACCGAACGCACCAGCGCCGGGAGCCGGACACTCGATCCGTACTCGAAGCTCCTGGAGGAACGGATCGTCTTTCTCGGGACTCCGGTCGACGACACCTCGGCGAACGACGTGATGGCCCAGTTCATGCACCTCGAATACCTGGCACCCGACCGCGACATCTCGCTCTACATCAACTCCCCCGGCGGCTCGTTCAGCGCGATGACGGCGATCTACGACACGATGCAGTACGTCACCTGCGAGGTGGAGACGATCTGTCTGGGGCAGGCGGCCTCCGCCGCGGCGGTGCTGCTGGCGGCGGGTACGCCGGGCAAGCGCAGCGCGCTGCCGGGGGCCCGGGTGCTCATCCACCAGCCCTCGCTGGCCGAGCCGGTCCACGGGCAGGCGAGCGATCTCGCCATTCAGGCCCGGGAGTTGGGCCGGGTCCGTAACCTGCTGGAAGAACTGCTCGTACGGCACACCGGACAGAGCCCGGCGCAGGTCGCCGCCGACATCGAGCGGGACAAGATCCTCGATGCCCGAGCCGCCCTGGCGTACGGCCTGGTGGACCGGATCGTGCCCAGCCGCAAGTCGTCGTCCCCCGCCCCCGGCACGAGGTGA